In one Brassica oleracea var. oleracea cultivar TO1000 chromosome C9, BOL, whole genome shotgun sequence genomic region, the following are encoded:
- the LOC106314489 gene encoding uncharacterized protein LOC106314489, translating to MDTRKIDDLAAKGDLLLRNNQNQIYVMEETNLEPGTTEGAAVTETSEEDQQENQNHNGKMFILSQAQNQFQNRQNNPQATPATASGPPDELKGMMQQLLQDRPVPARVYTPKVPYPVPAKKSRKDFEEMKCKKMLEELNVKLSLMDAIQMIPSMRSLVKGLISGKPSADSDIMMVSKECSAVLQNRTVRKLEDPGKFVLSVQIGKNIAKRMGLTNFKPTRISLVFADRSVKLPVGVLEDLQVQIGNTTVPADFVVLELEDEPKDPLILGRPFLCTAGAIIDV from the exons ATGGACACTAGGAAGATTGATGACCTCGCCGCTAAGGGCGATCTGCTGCTCAGGAACAATCAGAATCAGATCTATGTCATGGAAGAAACCAATCTGGAACCAGGTACTACAGAGGGTGCAGCAGTAACCGAGACATCGGAAGAAGATCAGCAAGAG AATCAGAATCATAATGGAAAGATGTTCATCCTCAGCCAAGCACAGAATCAGTTCCAGAACAGGCAGAACAATCCGCAAGCTACTCCAGCAACTGCGAGCGGTCCGCCAGATGAACTGAAGGGAATGATGCAACAACTTTTGCAAG ATCGGCCTGTTCCTGCTCGCGTCTACACTCCAAAAGTTCCCTACCCAGTCCCTGCTAAGAAGTCACGTAAGGATTTCGAAGAGATGAAGTGCAAGAAGATGCTAGAGGAGTTGAATGTCAAGCTATCTCTCATGGACGCAATTCAGATGATTCCCTCAATGCGCAGTCTTGTGAAAGGGTTGATCTCTGGGAAGCCCTCTGCAGACAGCGATATCATGATGGTCTCAAAAGAATGCAGCGCAGTCCTTCAAAACAGAACAGTCAGGAAACTGGAAGATCCTGGAAAATTTGTCCTTTCGGTTCAGATTGGAAAAAACA TTGCAAAACGTATGGGACTAACCAACTTCAAGCCTACTAGGATTTCGTTGGTTTTCGCGGACAGATCAGTCAAGCTGCCAGTAGGTGTTCTCGAAGACCTGCAAGTGCAAATTGGCAACACCACTGTTCCGGCAGACTTCGTGGTCCTGGAACTCGAAGATGAACCGAAAGACCCTCTCATTCTGGGCCGACCGTTCTTATGCACAGCTGGTGCAATCATTGATGTGTAA